In the genome of Deinococcus sp. QL22, one region contains:
- a CDS encoding AAA family ATPase, translating into MNGQKVAPFPTALTSLLGREQDLPRLTALLHGPTRLLTLRGPGGIGKTALALEVARTVQATFELGAVLVELAALADPADVLPAVARTLRIPLHGRTATEAIASDLQDRSILLVLDNFEQVRSAALDVKQLLDATTRLKILVTSRVALHLHDEQEYPVEPLGLPTSPRKVLSSPAVQLLLDRIRHHDPAFVLTHVDERAALQVCQSLEGIPLAFFPQAGMTALGKAVLPRLAREGVPGADVLHGQPDAQIAGDDLRTMVAAQKDGGTPLFDDVV; encoded by the coding sequence ATGAACGGACAGAAGGTAGCGCCGTTTCCAACGGCCCTGACATCTCTCCTCGGCCGTGAGCAGGATCTTCCCAGGCTCACGGCACTGCTGCACGGCCCCACACGTCTCCTCACCTTACGAGGCCCCGGCGGCATCGGGAAAACAGCACTCGCGCTCGAGGTGGCCCGCACCGTGCAGGCAACGTTCGAACTCGGGGCCGTCTTGGTTGAACTGGCCGCTCTGGCCGATCCCGCTGATGTGCTCCCCGCCGTGGCCCGCACCTTGCGGATCCCTCTCCATGGCCGGACGGCCACCGAGGCAATCGCGTCTGACCTGCAAGACCGCTCCATCTTGCTTGTGCTCGACAACTTCGAACAAGTGCGCTCTGCCGCCCTGGACGTCAAGCAGCTGCTGGACGCCACCACCCGCCTCAAGATTCTGGTGACCAGCCGTGTCGCGCTGCATCTGCACGATGAACAGGAATACCCCGTCGAACCACTGGGACTCCCAACTTCTCCCCGCAAGGTGTTGTCCAGTCCGGCCGTTCAGCTGCTGCTCGACCGCATCCGCCACCATGATCCAGCTTTCGTCCTCACCCACGTCGATGAGCGTGCTGCCCTGCAGGTCTGCCAGAGTCTGGAAGGCATTCCCCTGGCATTCTTCCCGCAAGCGGGAATGACAGCTCTCGGCAAAGCCGTTCTACCAAGGCTTGCCCGGGAGGGTGTTCCGGGTGCTGACGTCTTGCACGGCCAACCAGATGCCCAAATCGCGGGCGATGACCTCAGAACCATGGTCGCTGCGCAGAAAGATGGGGGCACCCCTCTCTTTGATG